A genomic stretch from Chitinophaga lutea includes:
- a CDS encoding aspartate-semialdehyde dehydrogenase, translated as MKVAVVGATGLVGSKMLQVLAERNFPVTELIPVASEKSVGKEVMYKGKPYKVVTADTAIGMKPNVAIFSAGGSTSLEWAPKFAAAGITVIDNSSAWRMDPTKKLVVPEVNASALTPEDKIIANPNCSTIQMVLVLDPLHKKYGIQRVVVSTYQSVTGTGVKAVTQLMNERQGIEGEKAYAHQIDLNVIPQIDVFLDNGYTKEEMKMVKETVKIMGDERIKVTATTVRIPVMGGHSESVNIEFDKDFDLAEVRQILAATPGVIVVDDPANASYPMPKDAHDKDEVFVGRIRRDESQANTLNLWIVADNLRKGAATNAVQIAEYLQGKNWL; from the coding sequence ATGAAAGTAGCCGTAGTAGGAGCAACCGGACTGGTAGGCTCCAAAATGTTGCAAGTATTGGCGGAAAGGAATTTCCCTGTAACGGAACTGATACCCGTAGCTTCCGAGAAATCTGTTGGCAAGGAAGTGATGTATAAGGGTAAGCCGTACAAGGTTGTGACTGCAGATACGGCTATCGGCATGAAACCGAATGTGGCTATTTTTTCCGCAGGCGGCAGCACCTCCCTTGAGTGGGCGCCCAAATTCGCTGCTGCAGGCATCACGGTAATCGACAACTCTTCCGCATGGCGCATGGACCCTACCAAAAAACTGGTAGTGCCCGAAGTGAACGCGTCCGCCCTGACACCGGAAGATAAAATCATCGCCAACCCGAACTGTTCAACCATTCAGATGGTGCTGGTACTCGACCCGCTCCATAAAAAATACGGCATTCAGCGCGTAGTGGTATCTACCTACCAGTCTGTAACCGGTACCGGCGTAAAAGCAGTTACACAATTAATGAACGAGCGCCAGGGCATCGAAGGTGAAAAAGCGTACGCACACCAGATCGACCTGAACGTGATTCCGCAGATCGACGTGTTCCTCGACAATGGGTATACCAAAGAAGAGATGAAGATGGTGAAGGAAACGGTAAAAATCATGGGCGACGAACGCATCAAAGTAACTGCCACGACCGTACGAATTCCCGTAATGGGCGGTCATAGCGAAAGTGTGAATATCGAGTTCGATAAAGATTTCGATCTCGCTGAAGTGCGTCAGATCCTGGCGGCTACACCCGGTGTGATCGTAGTGGACGATCCGGCTAACGCGAGCTACCCCATGCCGAAAGATGCGCATGATAAAGACGAGGTTTTTGTAGGCCGTATCCGCAGGGATGAATCGCAGGCTAACACCTTAAATCTCTGGATCGTTGCAGACAATTTACGCAAGGGCGCAGCAACGAACGCTGTACAAATTGCGGAATACCTGCAGGGAAAGAACTGGTTATAA
- a CDS encoding DUF2461 domain-containing protein gives MLQRSTLKFLKDLRLHNDKAWFDENKAQYHQAKEDFESLVQQIIDGLVKMDPAMAGLQVKDCVFRIYKDVRFSKDKTPYKTNMGASFSKGGKKSPYAGYYFHLEPGGNSFAGGGIWMPEAPVLKKIRQEIDYNFPTFESIVGQKEFIRVFGKVNGDTLKTVPQGYHEDNPAIAYIKLKSLVVTHNVTDEAAIQPTLVREILRTFAVMQPFVNFLNSAQHD, from the coding sequence ATGCTACAACGTTCCACTTTGAAATTCCTGAAAGACCTCCGGCTGCATAATGACAAGGCCTGGTTTGATGAAAATAAAGCCCAGTATCATCAGGCGAAGGAGGATTTCGAGAGCCTGGTACAGCAGATCATAGACGGCCTGGTCAAAATGGACCCGGCCATGGCGGGCCTGCAGGTGAAAGACTGTGTATTCCGCATTTATAAGGACGTCCGGTTCTCCAAAGACAAAACGCCCTATAAGACCAATATGGGCGCGTCCTTTTCCAAAGGCGGCAAAAAAAGCCCGTACGCAGGTTATTATTTCCATCTCGAGCCGGGCGGCAACAGCTTCGCCGGCGGCGGCATCTGGATGCCCGAGGCGCCAGTGCTGAAAAAAATAAGACAGGAAATCGATTATAACTTTCCCACATTCGAAAGCATCGTGGGACAAAAGGAATTTATACGCGTGTTCGGAAAAGTGAACGGCGACACGTTGAAAACGGTGCCGCAGGGGTATCATGAAGACAATCCCGCCATCGCGTATATCAAATTAAAAAGCCTGGTGGTGACCCACAACGTAACGGACGAAGCCGCCATACAACCTACACTCGTGCGCGAGATCCTGCGCACATTCGCCGTGATGCAGCCGTTCGTTAATTTTCTGAACAGCGCGCAGCACGATTAA
- a CDS encoding porin, giving the protein MKKSLFALLAVCSAMSVSAQDSTRLLPVGFKLSGSADVYYKYNLNENATDGKTSFTNTHNSFELNMISLKLESSFKNVGLVADLGFGKRAEDFSYNDDRTRFAIKQLYISYAPASWLKFTMGSYSTHVGYELVDAYANRNYSMSYMFSYGPFFHTGVKADMTFGSHNFMVGVFNPTDFKSAAGWGGIKYVGAQYGFAPAEVPFKFYLNYIGGIDTLKTRNDQLDAVITYQVSPKFSLGYNGTVSMYKNKPDDTKGNWFGSALYLSYDPVESFGLTLRGEYLSDKDGKKFYSLAEYPEGGNVFALTLSGQYKIGGFTLIPEVRMDMASEDAFMKKAETPKSNSANVLLAAIYKF; this is encoded by the coding sequence ATGAAAAAAAGTTTATTCGCGCTTCTGGCTGTATGCTCTGCTATGTCTGTCTCCGCACAGGATTCTACACGGCTGCTTCCTGTAGGATTTAAGTTATCAGGTTCTGCCGATGTGTATTATAAGTATAACCTCAATGAAAACGCCACCGACGGAAAAACCAGTTTCACCAACACGCACAACTCCTTTGAACTGAACATGATTTCCCTCAAACTGGAAAGTTCATTCAAAAACGTGGGGCTGGTTGCGGATCTGGGCTTCGGAAAAAGGGCGGAGGATTTTTCTTATAACGACGATCGCACCCGTTTTGCCATCAAACAATTATATATTTCCTATGCGCCTGCCAGCTGGCTGAAATTCACCATGGGCAGCTACAGCACGCACGTAGGGTACGAACTGGTGGACGCTTACGCTAACAGGAACTACAGCATGTCTTACATGTTTTCCTACGGCCCCTTTTTCCACACCGGTGTGAAAGCCGATATGACTTTCGGTTCGCATAACTTCATGGTGGGGGTTTTTAACCCGACGGATTTCAAATCTGCCGCCGGATGGGGAGGCATCAAGTATGTAGGCGCGCAATATGGATTTGCCCCGGCTGAAGTGCCATTCAAATTTTACCTGAACTACATCGGCGGTATCGATACCCTCAAAACCCGTAACGATCAACTGGACGCGGTGATCACCTACCAGGTAAGCCCCAAGTTCAGCCTCGGTTACAACGGCACCGTGAGCATGTACAAAAACAAACCGGATGATACGAAAGGTAACTGGTTCGGCTCTGCCCTGTACCTGAGTTACGACCCGGTGGAAAGTTTCGGCCTGACCCTGCGTGGCGAGTATCTGTCAGACAAAGACGGCAAGAAATTCTATTCCCTGGCCGAATATCCAGAAGGCGGCAACGTATTTGCCCTCACGCTTTCCGGGCAGTACAAGATCGGCGGGTTTACCCTGATTCCCGAGGTAAGAATGGACATGGCGTCTGAAGATGCATTCATGAAAAAAGCGGAAACGCCCAAAAGCAATTCCGCCAATGTACTGCTGGCCGCCATTTACAAATTCTAA
- a CDS encoding ammonium transporter, whose protein sequence is MPTFADAGKYNVADIAWILVATSLVFLMTPGLSFFYGGMVNRKNVISTMMQSFIATGLISVIWVVVGFSLAFGTSQNGLIGDPTTFFFFKGVASGEPWSLGATIPLLLFALFQLKFAVITPALVVGAVAERIRFTSYVLFMVLFSLLVYAPIAHWTWHPEGILFKLGVLDFAGGTVVHISAGCAALAGALVLKRRKAHIAKQELQPANIPFVLIGTGLLWFGWFGFNAGSSLGANALAVTAFAATNTATAAAGLSWIFFDVIRGRKPSVLGFCIGAVVGLVAITPAAGYVGVPQSLFIGFVAAIISNIVVHYKNKSSIDDTLDVFPCHGVGGMTGMLLTGVFASAAVNPALTESGWAYGNFNLFKNQVLGLLLVVSYSFIVSWAIFKLINFIHPLRVTEQEEELGLDVTQHNETYHPTNLSVNGHGALADEEVGVQQS, encoded by the coding sequence ATGCCCACATTTGCTGATGCCGGCAAATATAATGTAGCAGATATCGCCTGGATATTGGTAGCTACCTCTTTGGTGTTTTTAATGACACCCGGTCTTTCATTCTTCTACGGAGGCATGGTAAACCGCAAGAATGTGATTTCTACCATGATGCAAAGCTTTATCGCAACCGGCCTCATCAGTGTGATCTGGGTGGTGGTTGGTTTCAGCCTTGCATTCGGCACCTCTCAGAACGGCCTGATCGGCGACCCTACCACCTTCTTTTTCTTTAAGGGGGTTGCGTCCGGTGAGCCCTGGAGCCTGGGAGCCACCATTCCCCTGCTGCTGTTTGCGCTCTTCCAGCTGAAATTTGCCGTAATCACCCCGGCCCTCGTGGTGGGTGCGGTGGCTGAGCGTATCCGCTTCACTTCTTATGTATTATTCATGGTACTGTTCAGCCTCCTGGTGTATGCGCCCATCGCACACTGGACCTGGCATCCGGAAGGCATCCTCTTTAAACTGGGTGTGCTCGACTTTGCCGGTGGTACCGTTGTGCATATTTCCGCCGGTTGCGCTGCACTGGCCGGCGCCCTGGTGTTGAAACGCCGTAAAGCGCACATCGCCAAACAGGAACTGCAGCCTGCCAACATTCCTTTCGTACTGATCGGTACCGGTCTGCTCTGGTTCGGCTGGTTCGGTTTCAACGCAGGTTCTTCCCTGGGTGCTAATGCCCTGGCTGTAACCGCCTTTGCCGCCACCAATACCGCCACCGCCGCCGCCGGTCTCTCCTGGATATTCTTCGATGTTATCCGCGGTAGAAAACCTTCTGTGCTCGGTTTCTGTATCGGCGCCGTAGTTGGCCTGGTAGCCATCACGCCTGCAGCCGGTTACGTTGGTGTTCCGCAGAGCCTGTTCATCGGTTTTGTTGCAGCCATCATCTCCAATATCGTGGTGCACTACAAAAACAAATCTTCCATTGATGATACGCTGGACGTATTCCCCTGCCACGGTGTAGGCGGTATGACCGGCATGCTCCTCACCGGTGTGTTTGCTTCTGCTGCTGTAAATCCCGCCCTCACTGAAAGCGGCTGGGCTTACGGTAACTTCAACCTCTTCAAAAACCAGGTGCTTGGCCTGTTGCTGGTAGTGAGCTATAGCTTTATCGTATCATGGGCTATATTCAAACTCATCAACTTCATCCACCCGCTGCGCGTAACCGAACAGGAAGAAGAACTCGGCCTGGACGTTACACAGCACAACGAAACGTACCATCCCACTAACCTCAGTGTGAATGGCCACGGTGCGCTTGCCGACGAAGAAGTAGGCGTACAGCAGTCCTAG